A single region of the Silene latifolia isolate original U9 population chromosome 8, ASM4854445v1, whole genome shotgun sequence genome encodes:
- the LOC141596370 gene encoding heat shock 70 kDa protein 18-like, protein MASKSAENWPAIGIDLGTTYSCAAVWQDDRVEIITNDLGNRTTPSCIAFTQTQRLIGEAAMNQASINPTNTIFDAKRLIGRKFNDQVVQDDIKLWPFTVIPLDVGNGNKKPVIVVNYKDEEKQFSPEEISSMILSKMKDIATAYLGTEVKNAVVTVPVYFNNAQRQATKDAGTIAGLNVLRIINEPTAAAIAYGLDKKLTSGDIEAVKNVLVFDLGGGTFDVSLVAIGKDAFEVKAVSGDTHLGGGDFDKRMVNYFIAEFERKHNKNMSDNPRALGRLRAACERAKRNLSSTPETSIDIDCLFDGIDFSTTITRARFEKMNMDLFQKCLEPIDRCLKDAKIEKSEVHEIVLVGGSSRTPMVRRLVQDFFKAKELCQGINPDEAVAYGAACHAAVLTGTMGMKNHVLVDVTPLSLGIRLYSGEMKVVVPRNTAIPTKMSKVLETAFENQTSVSFAVFEGERSIANENHFLGQIILQGIPPAPKGVPKFDIWFEIDADGILTVSAQEVGTINKNQITITNHSARLTKEEIKKMVKEAQKYKAHDEAFKKAVVAKNNLENYVYEVKKKVRVLNGTNIDSREKRKLGDVIEQTEQWLDWNNVCGEAKMFDKKMQVLKKISEPLLKKMRKSNGKSCPKIELLELD, encoded by the exons ATGGCGAGCAAATCAGCAGAAAATTGGCCGGCCATAGGAATCGATCTCGGAACAACGTACTCATGTGCTGCAGTTTGGCAAGATGATCGTGTTGAGATCATCACCAATGACTTAGGCAACCGTACGACGCCGTCTTGTATCGCTTTCACCCAAACCCAACGCCTCATTGGTGAAGCCGCAATGAATCAGGCTTCCATCAACCCTACCAACACTATCTTTG ATGCGAAGAGGCTCATAGGCAgaaaattcaatgaccaagtgGTGCAAGATGATATTAAGCTTTGGCCATTTACAGTTATTCCTCTTGATGTTGGAAACGGCAACAAGAAACCGGTCATTGTGGTTAATTACAAGGATGAGGAGAAGCAATTTTCCCCTGAAGAGATATCGTCTATGATACTCTCGAAGATGAAGGACATTGCAACAGCGTATCTTGGCACTGAGGTCAAGAATGCTGTTGTCACTGTCCCGGTTTATTTCAATAATGCGCAACGTCAAGCTACTAAAGACGCTGGCACCATTGCTGGGTTGAATGTCCTGCGCATCATTAATGAGCCGACAGCTGCTGCCATAGCATATGGCCTCGACAAAAAGCTTACTAGTGGTGACATTGAAGCGGTCAAGAATGTTTTGGTGTTTGACCTCGGTGGTGGAACATTTGATGTTTCTTTAGTCGCTATTGGAAAAGATGCATTCGAAGTGAAAGCTGTTAGCGGAGATACACACCTTGGTGGCGGAGATTTTGACAAAAGAATGGTAAATTATTTCATTGCCGAGTTTGAGAGGAAACACAATAAGAACATGAGTGATAATCCAAGAGCATTAGGCAGGTTGCGAGCAGCTTGTGAGAGGGCGAAGAGGAACCTCTCCTCGACTCCTGAGACATCTATCGACATTGATTGTCTTTTTGATGGGATTGATTTCTCGACGACCATAACCCGTGCAAGATTTGAGAAGATGAATATGGATTTGTTTCAGAAATGTCTAGAACCCATCGACAGGTGCTTGAAAGATGCAAAGATCGAGAAAAGCGAGGTGCATGAAATCGTCCTTGTTGGGGGATCATCTCGAACCCCAATGGTTCGTCGGTTGGTGCAAGACTTCTTCAAAGCAAAGGAGCTCTGCCAAGGTATTAATCCAGATGAGGCTGTTGCGTATGGCGCTGCCTGTCACGCGGCCGTATTAACTGGCACAATGGGTATGAAAAATCATGTACTTGTTGATGTTACTCCTCTTTCTCTTGGTATTAGGCTGTACTCGGGTGAAATGAAAGTTGTAGTCCCTCGGAACACAGCTATACCAACAAAGATGAGTAAGGTACTTGAAACAGCGTTTGAAAACCAAACCAGTGTGTCATTCGCGGTGTTCGAAGGGGAAAGATCTATTGCTAATGAAAACCACTTCCTTGGACAAATTATATTGCAGGGCATCCCTCCAGCACCTAAGGGAGTTCCTAAGTTCGACATTTGGTTTGAGATCGATGCTGATGGTATACTGACTGTGTCTGCCCAGGAGGTTGGCACGATAAATAAGAATCAGATCACGATAACTAATCACAGCGCGAGGCTGACAAAAGAAGAAATCAAGAAGATGGTGAAAGAGGCTCAGAAGTATAAGGCTCACGATGAGGCGTTTAAGAAGGCGGTCGTGGCAAAGAACAATTTAGAGAATTATGTGTACGAGGTTAAGAAGAAGGTAAGAGTACTAAATGGGACGAATATCGATTCAAGGGAAAAGAGAAAACTGGGAGATGTCATTGAGCAAACAGAGCAATGGCTTGACTGGAACAATGTGTGTGGTGAAGCTAAAATGTTTGACAAAAAAATGCAAGTGCTGAAAAAAATATCAGAGCCTCTTTTAAAAAAGATGCGTAAAAGTAATGGTAAATCCTGCCCCAAAATTGAGTTATTAGAGCTTGATTGA
- the LOC141596371 gene encoding heat shock 70 kDa protein 18-like, whose translation MKSSRSTPTKRGEGSESWWKTRFGSREQKQPGIGIDLGTTYSCVAVWQHGRVEIITNNLGNRTTPSWVAFTQTHRLIGEAAMNQAPMNSANTIYDAKRLIGRKFSDQTVQDDMKHWPFKVIADPNDTTNSNNPVIAVSYKDEEKLFSPEEISSMILVKMKEIAETYLGKEVKDAVVTVPAYFNDAQRKATKDAGVIAGLNVLRIINEPTAAAIAYGLDKELTGYNNKVAKNILVFDLGGGTFDVSLVSVRKDAFEVKAVSGDTHLGGGDFDTRLVGYFLAEIERKHKKKLGDNPRALGRLRAACERAKRNLSSTTETSIEIDGLFDGMDFCSTITRARFEKLNHDLFEKCLEPVDKCLIDAKMMKTDVHDIVLVGGSTRIPKVQQLLQDFFNGKELCTNINPDEAVAYGAASHAAILAGVRDYKDIVLVDVTPLSLGVESFVGYVLVESMVVFVPRNTTIPTKVHKTLFTAYDNQEEVTFGVFEGERLIAKENHFLGKFTLYNLPPRPKCECKFDVCFNIDANGILTVSAKLVGTNNKDQITITEHSGRLTKDEIDRMVKEGEMYKAQDKEFKKVIEAKTALENYIDEVIMMLRRCRDEISEDETKLIEDAIERITGWLDWNHMCGDVLLFEEKKAELQSVCDYVLGKKSLKTKVIELNNVD comes from the exons ATGAAGTCGTCGCGCTCAACTCCGACCAAGAGAGGCGAGGGAAGTGAGAGTTGGTGGAAGACGAGATTCGGGAGTAGAGAACAAAAGCAGCCGGGAATTGGAATCGATCTAGGGACAACGTACTCATGTGTTGCGGTTTGGCAACATGGTCGTGTTGAGATCATCACTAACAACTTGGGTAACCGTACAACACCGTCTTGGGTCGCTTTCACCCAAACCCACCGCCTTATTGGAGAAGCTGCTATGAATCAAGCCCCCATGAATTCTGCCAATACCATCTATG ATGCGAAAAGGCTTATTGGAAGAAAATTCAGTGACCAAACAGTTCAAGATGACATGAAACACTGGCCTTTTAAAGTCATCGCCGACCCTAATGATACTACTAATAGCAATAACCCTGTAATTGCGGTGTCTTATAAGGATGAAGAAAAGCTATTTTCGCCAGAAGAAATATCATCGATGATTCTAGTTAAGATGAAAGAGATTGCCGAGACCTATCTAGGTAAAGAAGTCAAGGATGCTGTTGTTACTGTTCCCGCTTATTTCAATGATGCACAACGCAAAGCGACTAAAGACGCGGGAGTCATTGCTGGGCTCAATGTGCTACGCATTATTAATGAGCCCACCGCTGCTGCGATTGCCtatggtcttgacaaggagcttACTGGCTACAATAATAAAGTCGCAAAGAATATCTTGGTGTTTGATCTTGGTGGTGGGACTTTCGACGTCTCTTTAGTGTCTGTCCGAAAAGATGCGTTTGAGGTTAAAGCTGTGAGTGGCGATACCCACCTTGGTGGAGGTGATTTCGACACGAGATTGGTAGGGTACTTTTTGGCCGAGATTGAAAGGAAACATAAGAAGAAGTTGGGCGATAATCCTAGGGCTTTAGGGAGGCTTAGAGCCGCGTGTGAGAGAGCTAAGAGGAACCTTTCTTCGACAACAGAGACATCGATTGAGATTGATGGCCTTTTCGATGGAATGGACTTTTGTTCAACAATTACGCGTGCACGGTTTGAGAAGCTGAATCACGACTTGTTCGAGAAATGCTTAGAACCCGTGGATAAATGTCTAATTGACGCAAAAATGATGAAAACTGATGTACACGATATAGTGCTTGTGGGCGGGTCAACTCGGATCCCAAAGGTAcaacaattgttgcaagatttcTTCAATGGAAAAGAGCTATGCACAAATATCAATCCGGATGAGGCGGTTGCCTATGGAGCCGCTTCTCACGCGGCAATCTTAGCAGGTGTTAGAGATTATAAGGATATTGTGCTTGTCGACGTTACTCCTTTATCACTTGGTGTAGAGTCTTTCGTTGGATACGTGCTCGTCGAATCCATGGTTGTCTTTGTTCCTCGAAATACAACGATTCCAACTAAGGTGCATAAGACGCTTTTTACAGCATATGACAATCAAGAAGAGGTGACATTTGGCGTCTTTGAGGGTGAGAGATTGATTGCCAAAGAGAACCACTTTTTAGGCAAGTTCACACTGTACAACCTACCACCAAGACCTAAATGCGAGTGTAAGTTCGATGTGTGCTTCAATATTGATGCTAATGGTATTCTGACTGTGTCAGCTAAGCTGGTCGGTACCAATAATAAGGACCAGATCACTATTACCGAGCACAGTGGAAGGCTAACGAAGGATGAGATCGATAGAATGGTGAAGGAGGGTGAGATGTATAAGGCTCAAGACAAGGAATTCAAAAAGGTTATTGAGGCTAAAACCGCATTAGAGAACTATATAGACGAGGTTATAATGATGTTGAGACGATGTCGCGATGAAATTAGCGAAGATGAAACGAAATTAATTGAAGATGCAATTGAGAGGATAACGGGATGGTTGGATTGGAATCATATGTGTGGGGATGTGCTTTTGTTTGAGGAAAAGAAGGCTGAGCTTCAGAGTGTTTGTGATTATGTTTTGGGTAAGAAAAGTTTGAAGACTAAAGTCATTGAGCTAAACAATGTTGATTGA